Proteins co-encoded in one Echeneis naucrates chromosome 22, fEcheNa1.1, whole genome shotgun sequence genomic window:
- the bmf1 gene encoding BCL2 modifying factor 1, with the protein MDDEEDDVFEPDPHFWRTTFREIKCEHRGTQTPGPALGPNNGMLPCGIAKEPRPLFYGNAGFRLHFPAQFELAGDQEVRGQGSEEEQNGMEQLPRQQPVARSIEVCIGQKLQLIGDQFHREHLQLYHQNQRNQGPLWWRLATALLSLLFDRGLIAGGGGAGRR; encoded by the exons ATggatgatgaggaagatgatgtgTTTGAGCCAGACCCCCACTTCTGGCGCACCACATTCAGGGAGATAAAGTGTGAACACCGGGGCACGCAGACACCTGGCCCTGCCCTGGGACCGAACAACGGCATGCTGCCCTGTGGCATCGCAAAAGAGCCAAGACCACTCTTCTACG GCAACGCAGGTTTTCGATTGCACTTCCCGGCACAATTTGAGCTTGCTGGGGATCAGGAAGTGAGGGGTCAAGGAAGCGAAGAGGAGCAAAACGGGATGGAGCAGCTACCCCGGCAGCAGCCTGTGGCACGCAGCATTGAAGTCTGCATTGGCCAGAAACTCCAGCTGATAGGAGACCAGTTTCACCGGGAACACCTACAACTG TATCATCAAAACCAAAGGAACCAGGGGCCGCTGTGGTGGCGACTGGCCACGGCCCTGCTCAGCCTCCTGTTTGACAGAGGTTTAATTGCTGGGGGAGGTGGAGCAGGAC